In Cystobacter fuscus DSM 2262, the genomic stretch CATGTCGTCGAAGACGGAGGTGCGCTCGAAGAAGATGAGCGTCTTGCCATTTCCGCGCTCACAGATCTCCAGACACTCCAACACGCCGCCATTGCCGTTCAACTCGGCGACGAGGCGCTCCGGTTCGAGGATCCGATGGGTGATTGACTCGTTCTCGCGGCCCACGATGATCTGCACCGCGCCCGCCTCACTGCCCTTGGTCTCCAGCATGATGTCGACGAGCGGCAGGCGTTCGGACAGGGGCTGGTCTCCCATCTCGGGGCTGATGGACTCGACGCGCACCCATTCGTCGTGTTCCTGCTTGCTGATCCGGGCGAGGTAATCCGCCCATTGCTCCCGGGGAATCTCCTGGTTGATGTGTGTCATGGGGCGCCTCCGCGCTGTCGTGTTGCCCTTGAACCGTAAGTCCTGTGCCGCGCGGATGACGGGTCCGCCTCCCCGATGCGCCGGGGGGCCCCCGACCAGGCCCTGGCTCGTCGACGCCCAGGACACGTCCGGACCTCCCCCCGGAGACCCTTCTCCCCGTGCGGACGAGCGGACGCCATCCCCCCACGCTCCAGGGGCGCGGATAGACTGGGGTTGGATGATCCCCCCTCTCCTGCCGCTCGATGAACCCAGGCGACTCCAGGCCCTGTTGCGCCTGGGCCTGTTGGACACCCCGGCCGAGGAGCGCTTCGACCGCATCGTCCGGATGGCGGCGCGGATGTTCCAGGTCCCCATCTCCCTCGTGTCGCTGCTGGACGAGTCGCGGCAGTGGTTCAAGGCGCGG encodes the following:
- a CDS encoding DUF5335 family protein, with translation MTHINQEIPREQWADYLARISKQEHDEWVRVESISPEMGDQPLSERLPLVDIMLETKGSEAGAVQIIVGRENESITHRILEPERLVAELNGNGGVLECLEICERGNGKTLIFFERTSVFDDMAAPI